The proteins below are encoded in one region of Styela clava chromosome 4, kaStyClav1.hap1.2, whole genome shotgun sequence:
- the LOC144421932 gene encoding uncharacterized protein LOC144421932: protein MDHLINMPSRRFVITRTRSEKISFFWYVFNLFVCILFGFILLVWAILAHLAESGVFDRGEFSGVIKRADIFVYLPSVGTSFGDVSWNFLIAFANILEIILVIGLYGAICVHRQRSIIDDFPDKEPNASVCFIYVLRIVIVLCLTLGGLLFLVDSPIRSHMSSLIESAIPWVTEATDRNIMDVYQSTFQCCGRESRKDWIQIDNDRGIVRDWTPQSCCINISDCSLPSENFFTDVSTFAMLGTTTSPVANTPIPFGEYFNETFDRGCNEAIQSWLIIHGLLLLTFAFVLLLLHISWVIWRRNARLPSLFRGCCESYRRNRVQPICLKVNESSTDSNISLVFFENGVKNNSSETMNLSNVSSLENNHVISKMPELPSTSRVQLESRIVTPIDNPPPVMSTINEIKNSPKTWRGRAKISRSSRSLSHKDYFENGGINLRDEARPRPPTPAKMPPQFLKFHKDIVVTFRAPELDFPEPVPTTDTWVTPVQSDAPKVKRSINGDKLSIVSLESLEEW, encoded by the exons ATGGATCATTTGATCAATATGCCTTCTAGACGTTTTGTAATAACGAGAACAAGATCAGAGAAG ATTTCTTTCTTCTGGTATGTGTTCAACCTATTTGTCTGTATTCTGTTTGGATTCATCTTGCTGGTTTGGGCAATTCTCGCTCATCTTGCTGAGTCTGGCGTGTTTGATCGCGGAGAATTCTCCGGAGTTATCAAGCGTGCTGATATCTTTGTGTACCTTCCCAGCGTGGGTACAAGTTTCGGTGACGTTTCGTGGAATTTCCTTATTGCTTTCGCAAATATCTTGGAGATAATTTTG GTCATCGGACTGTATGGGGCGATTTGTGTTCATCGTCAAAGGAGCATCATCGATGATTTTCCAGATAAAGAACCGAACGCATCAGTTTGTTTCATCTATGTTTTGAGAATAGTTATAGTGTTATGCCTTACTTTAGGCGGACTGTTATTCCTCGTGGATTCGCCAATAAGAAGCCACATGTCGTCTCTGATTGAGTCGGCAATACCCTGGGTTACTGAGGCAACGGATCGAAATATTATGGACGTTTATCAG AGTACATTTCAATGCTGCGGACGTGAATCCCGCAAGGATTGGATCCAGATCGACAACGATAGGGGTATCGTCCGGGATTGGACACCGCAATCCTGTTGCATCAATATATCAGATTGTTCTTTACCTTCTGAGAACTTTTTTACTGACGTTTCAACATTTGCTATGTTGGGTACTACGACAAGTCCTGTCGCAAATACCCCAATCCCGTTTGGAGaatatttcaatgaaactttTGACAGAGGATGCAATGAGGCCATTCAGTCATGGCTAATTATTCATGGTTTATTGCTATTAACCTTTGCATTCGTGCTACTTCTACTTCATATATCTTGGGTGATTTGGCGTAGAAATGCCCGACTTCCGTCTCTTTTCCGTGGATGCTGTGAATCATATAGAAGAAATCGAGTTCAACCAATTTGCCTCAAAGTAAACGAAAGTTCAACGGATTCGAATATCAGTTTGGTGTTTTTCGAAAATGGAGTCAAAAACAACAGCAGTGAGACTATGAACCTTAGCAATGTTTCCAGTTTGGAGAACAATCATGTAATTAGTAAAATGCCTGAATTGCCTTCAACGTCACGAGTGCAACTTGAAAGCAGAATTGTCACTCCAATAGACAATCCACCACCAGTAATGAGTACCATAAACGAAATTAAAAACAGCCCTAAAACTTGGAGAGGAAGGGCCAAAATCAGCCGATCTTCGAGAAGCTTGTCTCACAAAGATTACTTTGAAAACGGCGGCATAAACTTACGTGATGAGGCTAGGCCACGACCTCCTACACCTGCTAAGATGCCACCCCAGTTCCTGAAGTTTCATAAGGATATCGTCGTCACCTTTAGAGCTCCCGAACTGGATTTCCCTGAACCTGTTCCTACTACAGACACATGGGTAACGCCAGTCCAATCAGACGCTCCAAAAGTTAAACGAAGTATCAATGGTGACAAACTCTCCATTGTTAGCTTGGAGAGTCTTGAGGAATGGTAA
- the LOC144422178 gene encoding choline/ethanolamine transporter FLVCR2-like translates to MEYHAHPIRWLFVGVMWIGIFTHEFTSTSYTIVNNVVTSYFNKPPGSTDVLGVIGMFSGAAFLLVAVIFLRFIKFRAQILSASTLSIVGIATACLGFVNRKTYWMVLVGQVLIGISGGLFHAIPLTMAASWFLTSESATVIGIAWNADSLGVAISSVLFPVAFQNTTQSNIQFISSSEVRQIFMESFLPLCFLLCISTVIVCLFSRNNPSSPPSLSQENYLQLEENTRTQEQNLMGNFTTALEPFKNLNVVLILIVRSLGCSIFALSVPLISSMMLGTFHNMSDSYPGAIRIVGALLSSIGSIVVGWLLDYSKFKKEITVVCVTGMLICAVGVFIGHLFGLVYLVTISYPSANMFNTLVGVCCTELILEIGYPSNPFIMISWFHITTGVLVFRYSVIIRSLMKIVNDASAAALPAVASCLALVLVTALRSDYRRSKTEEQGVI, encoded by the exons ATGGAATACCATGCTCATCCTATAAGATGGTTGTTTGTTGGAGTAATGTGGATTGGAATATTTACCCACGAGTTTACAAGTACTTCATATACTATCGTTAACAATGTCGTCACTTCGTACTTCAACAAACCGCCAGGATCAACGGATGTGTTGGGAGTCATAGGAATGTTTTCGGGAGCAGCATTTCTGTTGGTTGCTGTCATTTTTCTTAGATTTATAAAGTTTCGTGCACAAATTCTTTCCGCCAGTACTTTGTCAATTGTGGGCATTGCAACAGCATGCCTTGGATTTGTAAACAG AAAAACTTACTGGATGGTTCTTGTGGGTCAAGTGTTAATTGGAATATCCGGAGGACTATTTCATGCAATTCCTTTGACCATGGCGGCATCTTGGTTTCTCACAAGTGAAAGTGCGACAGTTATTGGAATAGCCTGGAATGCTGATAGTTTAGGAGTCGCGATTTCGTCCGTTCTATTCCCTGTAGCGTTTCAAAACACCACTCAGAGCAACATTCAGTTTATTTCATCAAGCGAAGTTCGTCAAATATTCATGGAAAGTTTTTTGCCGCTCTGTTTTCTTCTATGTATTTCTACCGTGATAGTGTGTTTATTCTCGAGAAATAATCCTTCATCTCCACCAAGTTTATCGCAGGAAAACTATTTACAACTCGAAGAAAATACTAGAACACAAGAGCAAAATTTGATGGGGAATTTTACGACTGCTTTGGAaccttttaaaaatttgaatgttgtATTGATTCTAATAGTTCGAAGTCTTGGATGTTCTATTTTCGCTTTATCTGTACCTTTGATTTCATCAATGATGTTGGGAACATTTCACAACATGTCTGATTCGTATCCAGGAGCTATACGAATAGTGGGAGCATTACTTTCTTCGATTGGATCCATCGTTGTCGGTTGGTTGTTGGATTATTCCAAATTCaagaaagaaataacagtagttt GTGTCACTGGGATGCTCATCTGTGCCGTGGGAGTGTTCATTGGACATCTTTTCGGCCTTGTTTACTTAGTAACTATTTCATATCCATCGGCAAATATGTTTAATACGTTAGTTGGAGTATGCTGTACTGAACTTATTCTGGAAATAGGATATCCGAGCAATCCATTTATTATGATATCTTGGTTTCACATAACTACCGGAGTATTGGTTTTTAGGTATTCTGTTATAATAAGATCACTTATGAAGATAGTGAACGATGCGTCTGCAGCTGCCTTACCAGCAGTTGCAAGCTGTTTGGCGCTTGTTTTAGTTACAGCGTTGAGGTCGGATTATAGAAGAAGCAAAACTGAAGAACAAGGAGTAATATGA